In a single window of the Bradyrhizobium erythrophlei genome:
- a CDS encoding lysylphosphatidylglycerol synthase domain-containing protein, giving the protein MNTLEVTVLQKTPGSSARVKGLGVAISIAIAGMAIFALTHALKHVDYGEVLAVVRHTSTGLIAVASLLVVASYGSLTLYDLLALRTIGRTDVPYRIAALASFTSYPIAHGIGAVALVSPVIRYRIYSCNGLGAVDVANICFLTGLTFWLGNLTALGLSLLSDPGAISLFDYLPRTVNSGLAAALLLAIVAFLIWSWLSPRSIGTRRWPVRLPSGPMVLLQIAIGVFDLGAAALAMYVLIPAGMNIDIFRLTTVFIAATLLGFASHTPAGLGVFDAAILLGLGGEDKEPLIAALLMFRFLYHFLPFVMALGLFGAVEAWRGLRTKREP; this is encoded by the coding sequence ATGAACACCCTGGAAGTCACCGTGCTGCAAAAGACGCCTGGCAGCAGTGCCCGAGTGAAGGGCCTCGGTGTCGCTATCAGCATCGCCATCGCCGGGATGGCCATATTCGCGCTGACGCATGCGCTCAAGCACGTCGACTACGGCGAAGTGCTGGCGGTCGTTCGCCATACCAGCACGGGGCTGATCGCAGTGGCGTCGCTGCTCGTGGTCGCCTCCTACGGCAGTTTGACCCTTTACGATCTGCTGGCGTTGCGCACCATCGGGCGTACCGACGTTCCCTACCGGATCGCCGCTCTCGCCAGTTTCACCAGCTATCCGATCGCGCATGGAATAGGTGCGGTCGCGCTGGTCTCGCCGGTCATCCGCTATCGAATCTATTCGTGCAACGGCCTCGGCGCCGTCGACGTGGCGAATATCTGTTTTCTGACCGGACTCACATTCTGGCTGGGCAACCTCACGGCACTCGGCCTCAGCCTGCTCAGCGATCCCGGCGCCATCAGCCTGTTCGACTACCTGCCGCGGACGGTCAATAGCGGGCTTGCGGCGGCGCTGCTGCTCGCCATCGTCGCCTTCCTGATCTGGAGCTGGCTTTCACCCAGAAGCATCGGGACCCGGCGTTGGCCGGTCCGGCTTCCATCCGGGCCGATGGTCCTGCTGCAGATCGCGATCGGGGTTTTCGATCTCGGCGCCGCGGCGCTTGCGATGTACGTGCTGATTCCGGCCGGGATGAATATCGATATCTTCCGGCTGACCACCGTGTTTATCGCCGCGACATTGCTGGGCTTCGCGAGCCATACGCCGGCAGGACTTGGCGTGTTTGACGCGGCGATCTTGCTCGGACTGGGCGGCGAGGACAAGGAGCCGCTGATTGCGGCGCTCCTGATGTTCCGATTCCTCTACCACTTCCTGCCCTTTGTGATGGCGCTTGGCCTGTTCGGAGCAGTGGAAGCGTGGAGAGGTTTGCGCACCAAGCGCGAGCCGTGA
- a CDS encoding amidase translates to MTNPTARSAPKPGAGVLELLRLFKDDQAAADRYAADRLEQAKAIEPRLKAFEYLPQNTARRPGPLSGIPVAIKDIIATSDMPTTNGSPIYRDHIPTADAWVVERLRHLGATIFGKTVSTEFAWRHPGPTVNPWNSGHTPGGSSSGSAAAVAAGIVPLALGTQTLGSVIRPAAFNGVVGLKPSFGAIPRTGVHPLSPSLDHVGFFARRVNDVAFALSLLAASSESDPHGRLLPNFQIDTEGGVQPLKKPRLAIVRFEKWSKVEPEQQKVFEAAIARLSDAGAVLEELELGELDHANWNTINTILASEGALIFGDLVERYPDRTSARLKELVHTGKACSAYAFLAAKALQEKLRSRFTTDISGFDAVLTLPAFGEAPAGLSYTGDAEYCAPWTLLGVPAVTLPAGFGRNGLPLGAQIVAPYRQDLRLLRVAKWIESVLKFEPAIPTI, encoded by the coding sequence ATGACCAATCCGACTGCGCGCTCCGCGCCTAAACCCGGCGCGGGGGTCCTTGAGCTTCTGCGGCTGTTCAAGGACGATCAGGCCGCCGCCGATCGCTACGCGGCGGACCGTCTTGAGCAGGCGAAGGCGATAGAGCCTCGACTCAAAGCGTTCGAATATCTTCCCCAGAACACCGCGCGCCGGCCTGGGCCGTTGTCGGGCATTCCGGTAGCGATCAAGGATATCATCGCGACATCGGACATGCCGACCACGAACGGATCCCCGATCTACCGCGATCACATTCCCACCGCGGACGCCTGGGTGGTCGAACGGCTGCGCCATCTTGGCGCGACCATCTTCGGCAAAACGGTATCCACGGAATTCGCCTGGCGTCATCCCGGGCCGACGGTCAACCCCTGGAATTCCGGGCATACGCCGGGCGGTTCGTCATCGGGCTCCGCGGCGGCGGTCGCGGCGGGAATTGTCCCGCTGGCGTTGGGCACGCAGACACTTGGCTCGGTGATCAGACCCGCGGCATTCAATGGCGTGGTCGGGCTCAAGCCGAGCTTCGGCGCGATCCCGCGCACGGGCGTGCATCCTCTAAGCCCCTCGCTCGATCATGTCGGCTTCTTCGCCCGGCGGGTCAACGATGTGGCCTTTGCGCTGTCGCTGCTTGCCGCCTCAAGCGAAAGCGATCCGCATGGCCGGCTCCTGCCCAACTTTCAGATCGATACCGAAGGGGGTGTTCAACCTCTGAAAAAGCCGCGCCTCGCGATCGTGCGTTTCGAAAAATGGTCGAAGGTCGAGCCCGAACAGCAGAAAGTGTTCGAGGCGGCGATCGCAAGATTAAGCGACGCGGGCGCCGTTCTGGAAGAACTCGAGCTCGGCGAACTCGATCACGCCAACTGGAACACTATCAACACCATCCTCGCCAGCGAGGGTGCGCTGATATTCGGCGATCTCGTCGAACGTTATCCCGACCGCACCAGCGCCAGGCTGAAAGAACTGGTCCATACGGGGAAGGCTTGTTCTGCTTACGCGTTTCTTGCCGCCAAAGCTTTGCAGGAAAAACTGCGGTCGCGTTTCACAACCGATATCTCCGGCTTCGACGCCGTGCTGACGCTGCCGGCCTTCGGCGAAGCGCCGGCAGGCCTGAGCTATACCGGCGATGCCGAATATTGTGCGCCGTGGACCTTGCTCGGTGTACCCGCCGTGACGCTCCCGGCCGGGTTTGGCAGGAACGGCCTGCCCCTCGGCGCCCAGATCGTCGCCCCGTATCGTCAGGACCTTCGACTGCTTCGGGTGGCGAAATGGATCGAAAGCGTTTTGAAGTTCGAGCCCGCCATTCCCACGATCTAA
- the sugE gene encoding quaternary ammonium compound efflux SMR transporter SugE: MNGWLALLAAGLFEVAWAFGLKYSDGLTRFWPTAATLAAIALSFGLMALALKSLPFGTAYAVWTGIGAVGSIIVGMLVYSEPADPVRILCLTLIVAGMVGLKLNSPV; this comes from the coding sequence GTGAACGGATGGCTCGCATTGCTGGCGGCCGGACTGTTCGAGGTCGCCTGGGCGTTCGGCCTGAAATATTCCGATGGGCTGACCCGGTTCTGGCCGACCGCTGCGACCCTCGCCGCGATCGCGCTCAGCTTCGGATTGATGGCCCTCGCCCTCAAGTCGCTGCCGTTCGGCACGGCCTATGCGGTGTGGACCGGAATTGGAGCCGTCGGAAGTATCATCGTCGGAATGCTTGTCTACAGCGAGCCGGCGGATCCGGTCCGGATCCTTTGCCTGACGCTGATCGTGGCGGGGATGGTGGGGCTGAAGCTCAATTCGCCGGTGTAA
- a CDS encoding DUF3419 family protein, producing the protein MNTQLIADAVRNSRAEGEASVWDRLFAFWFRRLVYTQIWEDPEADLAALRLPVGSTIVTISSGGCNALSYLTAQPAQVYAVDLNEAHLSLLKLKLAGLRACSNYAEFWQFFGEAASPSNSDLYRERLWLLLDADARAYWDKRNLIGRPRHAYFTDGFYRHGMLGRFIGLAHLLAKFARIDLAALLTGKPDAPERIQALDRLHRLFHSPLARLITGTPALLFSLGIPPQQRALLGGGAPLNEVLHQRLLRLINGHPNENNYFAWQALHRGYPGPGDSCLPPYLQRSQFGRMRDGAGLIIPVHANLRLFLESLPAREVDAVVLLDSQDWMSPEEIGALWNAIDRTGTDHVRVIFRTAGAESPLESAELAPLRQIWVRDEERSADGFEQDRSGIYGGFHCYIRR; encoded by the coding sequence ATGAACACGCAACTTATCGCGGACGCGGTCCGCAACAGCCGAGCCGAAGGCGAAGCGAGCGTTTGGGACCGGCTGTTCGCGTTCTGGTTTCGCCGCCTGGTTTATACCCAGATCTGGGAAGACCCGGAAGCGGATCTTGCGGCGCTCCGGCTGCCGGTTGGATCGACCATCGTCACCATTTCATCCGGCGGCTGCAACGCGCTGTCCTATCTCACCGCGCAACCGGCCCAGGTATATGCGGTCGACCTCAACGAAGCCCACCTGTCGCTGCTCAAACTCAAGCTTGCCGGACTGCGTGCCTGTTCCAACTACGCCGAGTTCTGGCAGTTCTTCGGCGAGGCCGCCTCGCCCTCCAACTCCGACCTCTATCGCGAGCGGCTATGGCTCCTGCTCGACGCCGACGCGCGCGCATACTGGGACAAGCGCAACCTGATCGGGCGCCCGCGGCATGCTTACTTCACAGACGGCTTCTACCGCCACGGCATGCTCGGCCGCTTCATCGGTCTCGCTCATCTGCTGGCGAAGTTCGCCCGCATCGATCTGGCAGCGTTGCTGACCGGTAAACCCGACGCCCCCGAACGCATTCAGGCACTGGATCGTCTGCACCGGCTGTTCCATTCGCCGTTGGCTCGCCTGATCACGGGAACCCCGGCGTTGCTGTTCAGCCTGGGTATTCCGCCGCAGCAGCGGGCCCTGCTGGGCGGCGGTGCACCGCTCAACGAAGTATTGCATCAGCGGTTGTTGCGGCTGATCAACGGCCATCCCAACGAGAACAATTATTTCGCGTGGCAGGCGCTGCATCGCGGCTATCCCGGTCCCGGTGACAGCTGCCTGCCGCCTTATCTGCAGCGCAGCCAGTTCGGGCGCATGCGCGACGGCGCGGGATTGATCATTCCGGTGCATGCCAATCTTCGGCTGTTCCTGGAAAGCCTTCCGGCCCGCGAGGTCGATGCGGTGGTGCTTTTGGACTCGCAGGACTGGATGTCGCCGGAGGAGATCGGCGCGCTTTGGAATGCGATCGACCGCACCGGCACCGACCATGTTCGCGTGATCTTTCGCACCGCCGGCGCGGAATCCCCGCTCGAAAGCGCGGAGCTTGCGCCGCTCCGGCAAATCTGGGTCCGGGATGAGGAGCGTAGTGCGGATGGTTTCGAGCAGGACCGGTCCGGAATTTACGGCGGGTTCCACTGCTACATCAGGCGCTGA
- a CDS encoding pyridoxamine 5'-phosphate oxidase family protein → MSVIATIAELETIYGHPNEASTVKVANRITPQYRVLIDKSPFAALATCAPEGLDCSPRGDLPGFVRVHDEKTLMMPDRRGNNRVDSLRNIVRDPRVALLFLIPGSGSTLRVNGRAQVSADADLLASFRIDGKAPRTVIVMTVEEIYFQCARAIVRSDLWNPDKRVDPRSLPTPGQILADMSENRVGGEDYDRAWPERARQSLW, encoded by the coding sequence ATGTCTGTCATCGCAACGATTGCGGAATTGGAGACGATCTACGGTCATCCGAACGAGGCTTCCACCGTCAAGGTCGCGAACAGGATCACGCCGCAATATCGAGTGCTGATCGACAAGTCGCCATTCGCGGCTCTGGCAACCTGTGCCCCGGAGGGGCTGGATTGTTCGCCGCGCGGCGATTTGCCCGGCTTCGTCCGTGTTCACGATGAGAAGACGCTGATGATGCCCGATCGTCGCGGCAACAACCGCGTCGATTCGCTGCGCAACATCGTGCGCGATCCCCGCGTTGCGCTGCTGTTCCTGATTCCGGGCTCCGGCAGCACGCTGCGCGTCAATGGCCGCGCGCAGGTGTCGGCTGACGCGGATTTGCTGGCGTCGTTTCGGATCGACGGCAAGGCGCCGCGCACAGTCATCGTCATGACCGTGGAGGAGATTTATTTTCAGTGCGCCCGCGCCATCGTCCGGTCCGACTTGTGGAATCCGGACAAGCGCGTCGACCCCAGAAGTCTGCCGACGCCGGGCCAGATTCTCGCCGACATGAGTGAGAACCGCGTCGGCGGCGAGGACTACGACAGAGCGTGGCCGGAGAGGGCGCGGCAGTCGCTGTGGTGA
- the kynU gene encoding kynureninase — translation MTVASPVSRDACIARDATDPIGAFRDRFVIPDGVIYLDGNSLGPMPRAAANTLRRTIEQEWGHDLIRSWNSAGWFEMPLRLGDRIGALIGAAPGQTVVCDTTSINLYKAVHAAMALRPARDVVIAEAASFPTDLYIIEGAMKSAGRPMQRRLVGADGPTVEVLLDERVAVVVLSQVDYRTGALLDVAAVTEQIHKAGALVVWDLCHSASVIEIEFDRHAIDFAVGCTYKYLNGGPGSPAFISVATAHHGAATHPLSGWWGHAAPFAFDRDFRPDAGIKRFLCGTPPIISLRGVDAALDALAGVEVAALREKSLSLTELFMARITALRPGLDIVTPREGSLRGSQVSLAFEHGYSVVQAMIERGVIGDFRAPDIMRFGFAPLYLRFRDVWDAAEILAGCIRDEVWRDPRYSQRLAVT, via the coding sequence ATGACTGTCGCCAGCCCCGTCTCGCGCGACGCCTGCATTGCGCGCGACGCAACCGATCCGATCGGCGCGTTCCGCGATCGCTTCGTCATTCCTGACGGCGTGATCTACCTCGACGGCAATTCGCTGGGACCGATGCCGCGCGCGGCAGCGAACACCCTCCGCCGCACGATCGAGCAGGAATGGGGTCACGACCTGATCAGGAGCTGGAATTCCGCCGGATGGTTCGAGATGCCGCTGCGGCTCGGCGACCGCATCGGCGCGCTGATAGGTGCTGCTCCCGGGCAGACCGTTGTTTGCGACACTACGTCGATCAATCTCTACAAGGCCGTGCATGCCGCGATGGCGCTGCGCCCCGCCCGCGACGTGGTGATCGCGGAGGCGGCTTCCTTCCCCACCGATCTCTACATCATCGAAGGTGCCATGAAGTCCGCCGGCCGGCCGATGCAGCGGCGCCTGGTGGGCGCGGACGGCCCAACGGTCGAAGTTCTGCTGGACGAACGGGTTGCGGTCGTCGTGCTGTCGCAGGTCGACTATCGCACCGGCGCGTTGCTCGACGTCGCCGCCGTCACCGAACAAATTCACAAGGCCGGCGCGCTGGTGGTCTGGGATCTCTGTCATTCCGCCAGCGTGATTGAAATTGAATTCGACCGCCATGCGATCGATTTCGCGGTCGGCTGTACCTACAAATACCTCAACGGAGGTCCGGGATCGCCCGCGTTCATTTCGGTTGCAACGGCCCATCACGGCGCGGCGACGCATCCGCTGTCGGGCTGGTGGGGGCATGCGGCGCCTTTTGCCTTCGACCGTGATTTCCGGCCCGATGCCGGCATCAAACGCTTTCTTTGTGGAACTCCACCGATTATTTCGCTGCGCGGCGTCGATGCGGCTCTCGACGCGCTGGCGGGTGTCGAAGTGGCGGCGCTGAGAGAAAAGAGTCTGTCGCTTACCGAACTCTTCATGGCCCGCATCACCGCGCTGCGGCCCGGTCTCGACATCGTAACCCCTCGGGAAGGCTCGCTGCGCGGCAGCCAGGTCTCGCTTGCTTTCGAGCATGGCTATTCGGTCGTGCAGGCCATGATCGAGCGTGGCGTGATCGGCGATTTCCGCGCGCCCGATATCATGCGCTTTGGTTTTGCGCCGCTTTATCTCCGCTTCAGGGATGTCTGGGATGCCGCCGAGATCCTCGCCGGGTGCATCCGCGACGAGGTGTGGCGGGATCCGCGCTATAGCCAGCGACTTGCCGTGACCTAG
- the kynB gene encoding arylformamidase, translated as MALIDISPSLRIGMGVFPGDAAFKTARTFTLGPGCPVNVAEIAMSTHCGAHADAPLHYDPNGASIDQLDLADFIGPARVVDARGPHPLCGFDEIAAALDGAPPRLLFRLMDRLDPMVWPTGFRALAPDAVERLAAEGTRLIGVDVPSVDPETSKDLPSHMVCRAYDLRILENLVLAGVAPGDYELIALPLKLAGLDAAPVRAVLRR; from the coding sequence ATGGCTCTGATTGATATTTCACCATCGCTGCGCATCGGCATGGGCGTGTTTCCCGGCGACGCCGCTTTCAAGACGGCGCGGACCTTCACGCTTGGGCCGGGCTGTCCCGTCAACGTCGCCGAGATCGCGATGTCGACGCATTGCGGCGCTCACGCCGACGCGCCTCTGCACTACGATCCGAACGGTGCCAGTATCGACCAGCTGGACCTTGCCGACTTCATCGGGCCGGCAAGGGTGGTCGACGCCCGCGGCCCACATCCGCTTTGCGGTTTCGACGAAATCGCGGCTGCTCTTGACGGCGCTCCGCCGCGGCTGCTGTTCAGGCTGATGGACCGGCTCGATCCGATGGTGTGGCCGACGGGATTTCGCGCGCTGGCGCCGGATGCGGTGGAGCGTCTGGCCGCTGAGGGGACACGCCTGATTGGCGTCGATGTTCCCTCGGTCGATCCGGAGACCTCGAAGGACCTTCCGTCGCACATGGTCTGCCGCGCGTATGATCTCCGAATCCTCGAAAATCTTGTGCTGGCCGGTGTCGCGCCCGGTGATTACGAACTGATCGCGCTTCCCTTGAAACTTGCGGGCCTCGACGCCGCACCGGTGCGTGCCGTGCTGCGGCGGTAA
- a CDS encoding class I SAM-dependent methyltransferase — protein sequence MSACSSDIGADTTWRAEATRRMNRMYRRQRHIYDGTRRYYLLGRDQLIATLNPAAGATVLEIGCGTGRNLVLAAGLHPEARFFGIDVSTEMLTTAISAILRRGLTKRIRVAHGDGTTFDPSALFGIPAFDHVLISYSLSMIPDWRGVLQAAASNLKPGGRLHIVDFGHQERLPGVARALLRRWLAMFDVTPRDDLEPVLSAMADSSGASLKFERPFRGYAQCAVLTFTPGPLTP from the coding sequence ATGTCAGCATGTTCCTCCGATATCGGCGCCGACACCACGTGGCGGGCCGAGGCGACCCGCCGCATGAACCGGATGTATCGCCGGCAACGCCACATCTACGACGGAACACGGCGATACTATCTGCTCGGTCGCGACCAGTTGATCGCCACGCTCAATCCCGCCGCCGGCGCCACCGTGCTGGAAATCGGCTGCGGAACCGGCAGGAACCTGGTGTTGGCCGCCGGGCTGCATCCCGAGGCGCGGTTTTTTGGCATCGATGTTTCGACCGAAATGCTGACGACCGCGATTTCAGCCATTTTGCGCCGCGGCCTGACCAAACGGATTCGCGTCGCGCATGGCGACGGAACGACGTTCGACCCGTCCGCCTTGTTCGGCATCCCCGCTTTCGATCACGTTTTGATTTCCTACAGCCTGTCGATGATCCCGGACTGGCGTGGTGTCCTCCAGGCAGCCGCGAGCAACCTCAAGCCCGGCGGCCGTCTGCACATCGTCGATTTCGGCCATCAGGAACGATTGCCTGGTGTTGCCCGCGCGCTGCTGCGGCGGTGGCTTGCAATGTTCGACGTCACGCCGCGTGACGATCTCGAGCCCGTGCTGTCGGCGATGGCTGACAGCAGCGGCGCCAGCCTGAAGTTCGAGCGCCCATTCCGCGGTTACGCGCAGTGCGCCGTGCTGACGTTTACGCCGGGACCATTGACGCCGTGA
- a CDS encoding alpha-D-ribose 1-methylphosphonate 5-triphosphate diphosphatase translates to MTATGSETVFGNARIVLADRVIERGWIAFVDGRIAEFGEGNAPGRSEDAGGDLIMPGLIELHTDHLEAHYVPRPKVFWDPIAAVVSYDGQLATSGITTVLDSLRVWREDGAEEVDGRAVVLAKAIASARDADLLRADHFLHLRCEIPMPDVVEDAKELIGRPDVRLMSLMDHTPGQRQFRDEGKLRDYYRGKGAGMTDAELNTLFERRFAYQKAYAATNMRAIVALAQQYEIPLASHDDTTDENVTDAIRDRVSVAEFPTTIEAARGLHQAGIGILMGAPNVVRGGSHSGNIAAVDLAREGLLDILSSDYIPSSLLMAALQLPQRVPGIDLASAIRTVTKTPAEAVGLADRGEIAAGKRADLIRVHVARDIPVVRSVWREGHRVA, encoded by the coding sequence ATGACTGCGACCGGATCTGAAACCGTATTTGGCAACGCCAGGATTGTGCTGGCGGATCGGGTAATCGAGCGCGGCTGGATCGCTTTTGTGGATGGCCGCATTGCGGAGTTCGGCGAGGGTAACGCTCCCGGAAGGAGCGAGGACGCCGGCGGCGACCTGATCATGCCGGGCCTGATCGAACTGCACACCGATCATCTCGAGGCGCATTACGTGCCGCGCCCAAAGGTATTCTGGGACCCGATCGCCGCCGTGGTTTCCTATGACGGGCAGTTGGCGACCTCGGGCATCACCACGGTGCTGGATTCGCTGCGGGTCTGGCGCGAGGACGGCGCCGAGGAGGTCGATGGCAGGGCGGTCGTGCTGGCCAAGGCGATCGCATCGGCGCGCGATGCCGACCTGCTGCGGGCAGATCATTTCTTGCACCTGCGCTGCGAAATTCCGATGCCTGATGTGGTCGAAGACGCCAAGGAACTGATCGGACGGCCGGATGTGCGGCTGATGTCGCTGATGGACCACACGCCGGGGCAACGCCAGTTTCGCGACGAGGGTAAGCTGCGTGACTATTATCGCGGCAAGGGCGCCGGCATGACCGACGCCGAACTCAACACGCTGTTTGAACGGCGTTTTGCCTATCAGAAGGCCTATGCGGCGACCAATATGCGCGCGATCGTGGCGCTGGCGCAGCAATACGAAATACCACTGGCCAGTCACGACGACACCACCGACGAGAATGTCACCGACGCTATCCGGGACCGCGTTTCGGTGGCGGAATTTCCGACCACGATCGAAGCCGCGCGCGGGCTGCATCAGGCCGGCATCGGCATTCTGATGGGAGCGCCGAATGTGGTGCGCGGGGGCTCGCATTCCGGCAACATCGCCGCGGTCGATCTCGCCCGCGAGGGACTGCTCGATATCCTGTCGTCCGACTACATTCCTTCCAGCCTGCTGATGGCGGCGCTGCAACTGCCGCAGCGCGTGCCGGGCATCGATCTGGCGTCCGCCATCCGCACCGTCACCAAGACGCCCGCCGAAGCGGTCGGTCTCGCGGACCGCGGCGAAATCGCGGCCGGCAAGCGTGCCGACCTGATTCGCGTGCATGTGGCCCGGGACATTCCGGTGGTGCGAAGCGTCTGGCGCGAAGGACATCGGGTGGCATGA
- the kynA gene encoding tryptophan 2,3-dioxygenase, with translation MSFREGMSYSDYLGLDQILNAQHPLSTAHDEMLFIIQHQTSELWMKLAIHELSATCRLIAADDLQPAFKTLSRVSRILEQLNSAWDVLRTMTPSEYTQFRESLGSSSGLQSYQYRLIEFLAGNKNAAMMRSHADDKPALQRLEAARQAPSIYDLTIQVLHRRGLGIDRDVIERDVSVSHAANDSVRTAWQSVYRDPARFWELYELAEKLVDFEDYFRRWRFNHVTTVERVIGFKRGTGGTSGVSYLRSMLDVVLFPELWQVRTEL, from the coding sequence ATGAGCTTTCGCGAGGGCATGTCTTATTCGGACTATCTTGGGCTCGACCAGATTCTGAATGCGCAGCATCCGCTCTCGACGGCCCATGACGAGATGCTGTTCATCATCCAGCACCAGACGTCCGAATTATGGATGAAGCTTGCCATCCATGAGTTGAGCGCCACCTGCCGGCTGATCGCGGCGGACGATCTGCAGCCGGCGTTCAAGACGCTGTCGCGGGTATCGCGGATTCTTGAACAGCTCAATTCCGCCTGGGACGTGCTGCGCACGATGACTCCCAGCGAATACACCCAGTTTCGCGAATCGCTCGGCAGCTCCTCCGGCCTTCAGTCGTATCAATACCGCCTGATCGAGTTCCTGGCCGGCAACAAGAATGCCGCGATGATGCGCTCCCACGCCGACGACAAGCCGGCCCTGCAGCGTCTGGAAGCGGCCCGTCAGGCCCCCAGCATTTACGATCTGACGATCCAGGTTCTGCACCGTCGTGGCCTCGGCATCGATCGTGATGTCATCGAACGCGATGTCTCGGTATCCCATGCCGCCAATGACAGCGTCCGAACCGCATGGCAGTCGGTGTATCGCGATCCCGCCCGTTTTTGGGAGCTCTATGAGCTCGCGGAAAAGCTGGTGGATTTCGAGGATTACTTCCGCCGCTGGCGCTTCAATCATGTGACGACGGTCGAACGGGTCATCGGCTTCAAGCGCGGCACTGGCGGAACGTCGGGCGTTTCCTATTTGCGGAGCATGCTGGACGTGGTGCTGTTTCCCGAGCTTTGGCAGGTCAGGACCGAACTGTAA
- the phnN gene encoding phosphonate metabolism protein/1,5-bisphosphokinase (PRPP-forming) PhnN has translation MTDAPTESDHRSATIGRGRLILVIGPSGAGKDTLIGLARDACADDDRVVFPRRVVTREASAFEDNEQMSLEAFRQALARGDFAVHWEAHGHCYALPRAIDDDISAGRTVVANVSRTVVGTMRRAYADVVVVSITAPPEILGQRLAARARGSDGELAGRLHRAVDDAVPDVTIVNVGSAEHHAREFVRVIKPQ, from the coding sequence ATGACGGACGCGCCGACCGAATCCGATCATCGGTCGGCCACAATCGGGCGCGGCCGGCTGATCCTGGTGATCGGTCCGAGTGGTGCCGGCAAGGACACGCTGATCGGGCTTGCTCGGGACGCCTGCGCCGATGACGACCGGGTCGTTTTTCCCCGTCGCGTGGTGACGCGCGAAGCGTCGGCCTTCGAGGATAACGAGCAGATGAGCCTGGAGGCCTTCCGGCAGGCGCTGGCACGGGGCGATTTCGCCGTGCACTGGGAAGCGCATGGCCATTGCTACGCACTGCCGCGCGCCATCGATGACGATATCAGCGCCGGGCGTACGGTGGTCGCCAATGTATCACGCACCGTGGTTGGCACGATGCGCCGCGCCTACGCCGATGTCGTGGTGGTTTCGATCACGGCGCCGCCTGAAATTCTTGGCCAACGCCTCGCCGCGCGGGCGCGAGGCAGCGACGGCGAACTGGCGGGCAGGCTTCATCGCGCCGTCGACGATGCCGTGCCCGATGTCACCATTGTCAATGTCGGCAGCGCCGAACACCATGCCCGCGAATTTGTCCGCGTCATCAAGCCGCAGTGA
- a CDS encoding SDR family oxidoreductase, translating into MSQQELQNPVDKYPRPPFKKQSQPWPGLASKMDPRPDHGETSYKGSGRLLGRRALITGGDSGMGRAAAIAYAREGADVAINYFPSEEPDAKEVIDLIRAEGRVGVAIPGDLRDEAFCKQLVDRAVKGLGGLDIVVSNAGRQQTRASILDITTEDFDATMKTNIYAPFWIIKAALPHLKPGSVIIGTASEQAYDPSPDLYDYAQTKAATMNYVKSLAKQLAPKGIRVNAVAPGPIWTPLQVSGGATQEKLEKFGGQTPLGRAGQPAELGSIYVQLAAADASYATGQVYGAAGGSGQP; encoded by the coding sequence ATGAGCCAGCAGGAATTGCAGAACCCGGTCGATAAATATCCTAGGCCGCCCTTCAAGAAGCAGTCGCAGCCATGGCCCGGCCTTGCGAGCAAGATGGATCCGAGGCCCGACCACGGTGAGACGAGTTACAAGGGTTCGGGTCGCCTTTTGGGCCGCAGGGCCCTGATCACCGGCGGCGACTCCGGCATGGGCCGGGCAGCGGCCATTGCCTATGCGCGCGAAGGCGCTGATGTCGCGATCAACTACTTCCCCAGCGAAGAGCCCGATGCGAAAGAAGTCATCGACCTGATCAGGGCCGAAGGAAGAGTTGGCGTGGCCATCCCCGGCGATCTCCGGGATGAGGCCTTCTGCAAGCAACTGGTCGATCGCGCGGTCAAGGGGCTGGGCGGCCTGGATATCGTGGTCAGCAATGCCGGCCGGCAACAGACCCGCGCGTCCATCCTCGATATCACGACGGAAGATTTCGATGCGACCATGAAGACCAACATCTATGCGCCGTTCTGGATCATCAAGGCGGCGCTTCCGCATCTGAAGCCCGGCTCGGTCATCATCGGAACCGCCTCGGAGCAGGCCTACGACCCCTCGCCCGACCTATACGATTACGCGCAGACCAAAGCCGCCACCATGAACTACGTGAAGTCGCTGGCTAAACAGCTTGCGCCAAAAGGCATCCGCGTCAACGCGGTCGCGCCCGGACCGATCTGGACTCCGCTGCAGGTTTCCGGCGGCGCGACGCAGGAGAAGCTGGAAAAGTTCGGCGGTCAGACGCCGCTCGGCCGCGCCGGCCAGCCCGCCGAACTCGGCTCGATCTATGTTCAACTCGCAGCAGCCGACGCCAGCTATGCCACCGGCCAGGTCTATGGCGCCGCGGGTGGCTCGGGGCAGCCCTGA